The following are encoded together in the Variovorax sp. PBS-H4 genome:
- a CDS encoding CDP-alcohol phosphatidyltransferase family protein — protein sequence MSIYELKPQFQALLRPLVRRLHAMGVTANQVTAAACGVSVALGLWLFFAAPSAAAFALMPLWMFLRMGFNAIDGMLAREYGQQSALGAFLNELTDVLSDAALYLPFALVAPFSAFWVGVLIVLAGLSEFTGALGPTVGASRRYDGPLGKSDRAFVFGALGLYVALGGPLPPWSAGLMPLLALLAAWTIVNRIRRALAEAGAASHGRGEPTRS from the coding sequence GTGTCGATCTACGAGCTGAAGCCGCAATTCCAGGCCCTGCTGCGCCCGCTGGTCCGCCGCCTGCATGCCATGGGCGTGACGGCCAACCAGGTCACGGCCGCGGCCTGTGGGGTCTCGGTCGCGCTCGGCCTGTGGCTCTTCTTCGCCGCGCCTTCCGCGGCCGCCTTCGCGCTGATGCCGCTGTGGATGTTCCTGCGCATGGGCTTCAACGCCATCGACGGCATGCTGGCGCGCGAATACGGCCAGCAAAGCGCGCTCGGCGCCTTTCTCAACGAGCTGACCGACGTGCTTTCGGACGCGGCGCTCTACCTGCCGTTCGCGCTGGTCGCGCCGTTCAGCGCGTTCTGGGTCGGGGTTCTGATCGTTTTGGCTGGCCTGTCCGAATTCACCGGCGCACTGGGGCCGACGGTGGGCGCCTCGCGCCGCTACGACGGCCCGCTGGGCAAGAGCGACCGCGCCTTCGTGTTCGGCGCGCTGGGCCTGTATGTCGCGCTCGGCGGGCCGCTGCCGCCCTGGAGCGCCGGGCTCATGCCCTTGCTGGCACTGCTGGCGGCCTGGACCATCGTGAATCGCATCCGCCGCGCGCTGGCCGAAGCCGGCGCCGCATCGCACGGCCGAGGAGAACCGACCCGATCATGA
- the ruvA gene encoding Holliday junction branch migration protein RuvA, whose amino-acid sequence MIGKLTGILAERNPPQVVVDCNGVGYEVDVPMSTFYNLPSAGERVSLLTHFVVREDAQILYGFGSAEERAAFRQLIKISGVGPRTALGLLSGMSVGELSQAVTLQEAGRLVKIPGIGKKTAERLLLELKGKLGADIGAPAHAATDAQADILQALLALGYSDREAAAALKALPKDVGVGEGIKLALKALAK is encoded by the coding sequence ATGATAGGCAAACTCACCGGCATCCTGGCCGAGCGCAACCCGCCACAGGTGGTGGTGGACTGCAACGGCGTGGGCTACGAAGTCGACGTGCCGATGAGCACCTTCTACAACCTGCCCTCGGCAGGCGAGCGCGTTTCGTTGCTGACGCACTTCGTGGTCCGCGAGGACGCGCAGATCCTCTACGGCTTCGGCTCCGCAGAGGAGCGCGCTGCCTTCCGCCAGCTGATCAAGATTTCCGGCGTCGGGCCTCGCACGGCACTGGGCTTGCTGAGCGGCATGAGCGTGGGGGAGCTGTCGCAGGCCGTCACGCTGCAGGAGGCAGGGCGGCTGGTGAAGATCCCCGGTATCGGCAAGAAGACGGCCGAGCGTTTGCTGCTGGAGCTCAAGGGCAAGCTCGGTGCCGACATCGGTGCACCCGCGCATGCAGCCACCGATGCGCAGGCCGACATCCTGCAGGCGCTGCTCGCGCTGGGCTACAGCGATCGGGAGGCAGCGGCGGCGCTCAAGGCGCTGCCGAAGGACGTGGGGGTGGGGGAAGGGATCAAGCTCGCGCTGAAGGCGCTTGCAAAGTAA
- a CDS encoding phosphatidate cytidylyltransferase — translation MLFGGVAAVLILASAVGALLKWRVAQGQPHAVIDNLNARVNAWWVMVAVIGLAFALGKGGVIVLFHLISFYALREFMSLAYTRRGDHHAIAVAFFVALPVQYFLIWIEWYGLYAIFIPVYAFLVLPILAAVGGDTKRFLERTSKVQWGLMVCVFCISHVPALLTLPIPGFEGRNLLLIAFLVIVVQGSDVLQYVWGKLLGRRKVAPELSPSKTWEGLVGGVASATALGAALYWATPFNPWQAALMALTICMMGFFGGLVMSAIKRDRGVKDWGTMIEGHGGMLDRLDSVIFAAPIYFHALRYGWTP, via the coding sequence ATGCTGTTCGGCGGCGTCGCCGCCGTCCTGATCCTCGCCTCGGCCGTCGGCGCGCTGCTCAAGTGGCGCGTCGCGCAAGGCCAGCCCCATGCCGTGATCGACAACCTCAACGCGCGCGTGAACGCGTGGTGGGTGATGGTCGCGGTGATCGGCCTGGCCTTTGCGCTCGGCAAGGGCGGCGTCATCGTCCTGTTCCACCTGATCTCCTTCTACGCGCTGCGCGAGTTCATGAGCCTGGCCTACACGCGCCGCGGCGACCATCATGCAATCGCGGTGGCGTTCTTCGTCGCGCTGCCGGTGCAGTACTTCCTGATCTGGATCGAGTGGTACGGGCTCTATGCCATCTTCATTCCGGTCTACGCCTTCCTCGTGCTGCCCATCCTCGCCGCGGTCGGGGGCGACACCAAGCGCTTCCTGGAGCGCACGTCCAAGGTGCAGTGGGGGCTGATGGTGTGCGTGTTCTGCATCAGCCATGTGCCGGCACTGCTGACGCTGCCGATCCCCGGATTCGAGGGCCGAAACCTGCTCCTCATCGCCTTCCTCGTGATCGTGGTGCAGGGCAGCGACGTGCTGCAGTACGTATGGGGCAAACTCTTGGGCAGGCGCAAGGTGGCGCCCGAACTCTCGCCTTCCAAGACCTGGGAAGGCCTGGTCGGCGGCGTTGCCAGCGCGACTGCGCTGGGCGCGGCCCTCTACTGGGCCACGCCCTTCAACCCATGGCAGGCGGCGCTGATGGCGCTCACCATCTGCATGATGGGATTCTTCGGCGGCCTCGTGATGTCGGCCATCAAGCGGGACCGCGGCGTCAAGGACTGGGGCACCATGATCGAGGGCCACGGCGGCATGCTGGACCGGCTCGACTCGGTGATCTTCGCGGCGCCGATCTACTTTCATGCGCTGCGGTATGGGTGGACACCTTGA
- the ybeY gene encoding rRNA maturation RNase YbeY — translation MALAGLSLSLQFARFREVARHRAALPRHRVARWIRHALEADGEITVRIVDAEEGQQLNREFRGKDYATNVLTFDYAQRPVVLADLVLCAPVVAREAKDQRKTLAAHYAHLLVHGTLHAQGWDHETGEADAQAMEAREIEILARLGIKNPY, via the coding sequence ATGGCGCTGGCCGGCTTGTCGCTGTCGCTCCAGTTCGCGCGCTTTCGCGAGGTGGCGCGCCATCGCGCCGCGCTGCCGCGGCACCGTGTCGCGCGCTGGATCCGGCATGCCCTCGAGGCCGATGGCGAGATCACGGTGCGCATCGTCGATGCCGAGGAAGGCCAGCAGCTCAACCGAGAGTTCCGCGGCAAGGACTACGCGACGAACGTGCTGACCTTCGACTACGCGCAGCGACCGGTTGTCCTGGCCGACCTGGTGCTGTGCGCGCCGGTCGTCGCGCGCGAGGCGAAGGATCAGCGCAAGACCCTCGCCGCGCACTACGCGCACCTGCTGGTGCACGGCACGCTGCACGCGCAGGGCTGGGACCACGAGACCGGCGAGGCTGACGCCCAGGCGATGGAGGCGCGCGAGATCGAGATCCTTGCGCGCCTCGGGATCAAGAATCCCTATTGA
- the dmeF gene encoding CDF family Co(II)/Ni(II) efflux transporter DmeF, with protein sequence MHTHDLSGWQHEHRFQDDNRAAEHSTRRVMWITAAAMVLEIGAGWWFNSMALLADGWHMSSHAVAIGLSAFAYAAARRYAADRRFAFGTWKIEVLGGFASALFLLGVAVLMVVGSLERLWAPAAIRYQEAMVVGVLGLAVNLLCAWLLGGAHHHHHDHGHDHGEHGHGHGHGHGHDLNLRSAYLHVVADAATSVLAIVALAGGWLYGWAWLDPVMGIVGAVLVASWARGLLVDTAKVLLDREMDHPVVEEIRDGVERALADSHTCIADLHVWRVGQGAYACALSVVTHSSTLTPGEVRATFAMHEEIRHSTIEIHRCHATA encoded by the coding sequence ATGCACACCCATGACCTGAGCGGCTGGCAGCACGAGCACCGATTCCAAGACGACAACAGGGCTGCCGAGCACAGCACGCGGCGTGTGATGTGGATCACCGCGGCGGCAATGGTGCTCGAGATCGGCGCCGGGTGGTGGTTCAACTCGATGGCGCTCCTGGCCGACGGCTGGCACATGAGCTCCCACGCGGTGGCGATCGGGCTTAGCGCCTTTGCGTATGCGGCAGCGCGGCGGTACGCTGCCGACCGGCGCTTTGCCTTCGGAACCTGGAAGATCGAGGTGCTTGGGGGCTTCGCCAGTGCCCTGTTCCTGCTCGGCGTCGCGGTGCTGATGGTGGTCGGGTCTCTCGAACGGCTGTGGGCGCCCGCCGCCATTCGTTACCAGGAGGCGATGGTGGTCGGGGTGCTGGGGCTGGCGGTCAACCTGCTGTGCGCGTGGCTGCTGGGCGGCGCCCATCATCATCACCATGATCACGGCCACGACCATGGCGAGCACGGTCACGGTCACGGTCACGGTCATGGCCATGATCTGAACCTGCGCTCCGCCTACCTGCATGTGGTCGCCGACGCCGCGACCTCGGTGCTCGCCATCGTCGCGCTCGCCGGCGGGTGGCTGTACGGATGGGCGTGGCTCGACCCGGTGATGGGCATCGTCGGCGCAGTGCTGGTCGCGAGCTGGGCCCGCGGCCTGCTGGTCGATACGGCAAAGGTGCTGCTCGACCGCGAGATGGACCATCCGGTGGTCGAGGAGATCCGCGACGGCGTCGAGCGAGCCCTCGCGGATTCGCATACCTGCATCGCCGACCTCCACGTGTGGCGCGTGGGCCAGGGCGCCTACGCCTGCGCGCTCAGCGTCGTCACGCATTCGTCGACTCTGACGCCCGGCGAAGTGCGAGCCACGTTCGCGATGCACGAGGAAATCAGGCACTCGACGATCGAGATCCACCGCTGTCACGCAACTGCGTGA
- a CDS encoding bifunctional alpha/beta hydrolase/class I SAM-dependent methyltransferase — MSDTRVPEEQRFQTHDGVSLFYRHWPAIGGTRRGAVVLFHRGHEHGARMAHLVDELALPDFDFFAWDARGHGRSPGERGFSPGFATSVRDVQTFIEHIGTAHGVPPEDIHVIAQSVGAVLVATWAHDYAPKVRGLTLASPAFRVKLYVPFARSGLALMHKLRGLFFVNSYVKAKLLTHDPARIASYESDPLISRPIAVNILLGLYEAAERVVADAQAITLPTQLLISGADWVVHHQPQHDFFERLGSGVKRKLELPGFFHDTLGEKDRGPAVTAIRDFVLELFDRPPPPVDLRAAHLSGATADESRALAAPLPALSPRGAYWALTRASLRFGGLLSSGVRLGHDTGFDSGSTLDYVYRNQAQGAGPLGRRIDRTYLDSIGWRGIRQRKLHVEELLRKAMNMLAEQQREVRVMDIAAGHGRYVLDAVLASPVKASSILLRDYSDINVRDGRALIAEKALQASAQFVQADAFDRASLASVTPRPTLAAVSGLYELFPDNDMVSRSLAGVGDAVEDGGYLVYTGQPWHPQLEMIARALTSHRQGQAWVMRRRTQAEMDQLVEAAGFRKIDQRIDEWGIFTVSLAVRTGR; from the coding sequence ATGAGCGACACCCGCGTGCCAGAAGAACAACGATTCCAGACACACGACGGCGTCTCGCTGTTCTATCGACACTGGCCCGCGATCGGCGGCACTCGGCGTGGTGCCGTCGTCCTGTTCCACCGAGGCCACGAGCACGGCGCCCGCATGGCCCACCTGGTGGACGAGCTGGCCCTGCCCGACTTCGACTTCTTCGCCTGGGATGCCCGCGGCCATGGCCGGTCGCCGGGGGAGCGCGGCTTCAGCCCCGGCTTCGCCACTTCGGTGCGCGACGTGCAGACCTTCATCGAGCACATCGGCACTGCGCACGGCGTGCCGCCCGAGGACATCCACGTCATCGCACAGAGCGTGGGTGCCGTGCTGGTTGCGACATGGGCCCACGACTACGCGCCCAAGGTGCGGGGGCTCACCCTGGCCTCGCCGGCCTTCCGGGTGAAGCTCTACGTGCCCTTCGCGCGCTCCGGCCTCGCGCTCATGCACAAGCTGCGCGGCCTCTTCTTCGTCAACAGCTACGTGAAGGCGAAGCTCCTCACGCACGACCCCGCGCGCATCGCCAGCTACGAGAGCGATCCGCTGATCTCGCGCCCGATCGCCGTCAACATCCTGCTGGGCCTGTACGAGGCAGCCGAGCGCGTGGTCGCGGATGCCCAGGCCATCACGCTTCCGACGCAATTGTTGATCTCCGGCGCCGACTGGGTGGTGCACCACCAGCCCCAGCACGACTTCTTCGAGCGGCTCGGCAGCGGGGTCAAGCGCAAGCTGGAGCTGCCCGGCTTCTTCCACGACACGCTGGGCGAGAAGGACCGCGGCCCGGCCGTCACGGCCATCCGCGACTTCGTGCTGGAACTGTTCGACCGGCCGCCGCCGCCGGTGGACTTGCGCGCCGCCCACCTGAGCGGCGCGACCGCCGACGAGTCGCGCGCCCTGGCCGCGCCGCTGCCCGCGCTGTCCCCGCGAGGCGCCTACTGGGCACTCACGCGGGCGAGCCTGCGTTTCGGCGGCCTGCTGTCGAGCGGCGTCAGGCTGGGCCATGACACGGGTTTCGACTCGGGCAGCACGCTCGACTACGTTTATCGCAATCAGGCGCAAGGCGCCGGGCCGCTGGGCCGGAGGATCGATCGGACCTACCTCGATTCGATCGGCTGGCGCGGCATCCGCCAACGCAAGCTGCACGTCGAGGAACTGCTGCGCAAGGCCATGAACATGCTGGCCGAGCAGCAGCGCGAAGTGCGCGTGATGGACATTGCCGCCGGCCACGGACGCTACGTGCTCGACGCCGTGCTGGCCAGCCCCGTCAAGGCCAGCTCGATCCTGCTGCGCGACTACAGCGACATCAACGTGCGCGACGGCCGCGCGCTCATTGCCGAAAAGGCGCTGCAGGCAAGCGCACAGTTCGTGCAGGCCGATGCCTTCGACCGCGCGAGCCTCGCGAGCGTGACGCCGCGGCCCACGCTCGCCGCCGTATCGGGCCTGTACGAGCTCTTCCCGGACAACGACATGGTGAGCCGCTCGCTGGCCGGCGTCGGCGATGCCGTCGAGGATGGCGGCTACCTGGTCTACACCGGCCAGCCCTGGCATCCGCAGTTGGAGATGATCGCGCGCGCTCTTACCAGCCACCGCCAGGGACAGGCCTGGGTGATGCGCCGGCGCACGCAAGCCGAAATGGATCAGCTGGTCGAGGCCGCAGGCTTTCGCAAGATCGACCAGCGGATCGACGAGTGGGGAATCTTCACCGTCTCGCTCGCAGTGCGCACGGGGCGATGA
- a CDS encoding phosphatase PAP2/dual specificity phosphatase family protein, with protein MTIRQRPWRRAAAWLALLGPLFYASYGFANWWASTRAEVPALAFEWERSLPFWPWTIFPYWTINAFYALSLFLARDRHVLDRHAARLLTAQAVAVACFILWPLRFSFGQPAVEGAPAFLFNALRGFDQPFNQAPSLHIALAVILWDFYRRLVHARFTRAVLHLWTLAICASVLTTWQHHFIDIPTGALLGLVCVWLWPLERVVALPHAWRVARDPQRWKLGGCYAAGALLLLAIALNFRGAALSLAWPAAALAGVALNYAGFGARGFLMDGHGRMHWSARWLFAPYRLAAALSARLWTRGLPASVEVAPGLRLGRRPSPAEWEAAGRPRLLSLCAELQLPPVPGARCVPMLDLALPDAAELRRAVASLQGLRGSDQPIWVCCALGFSRSAASVVAWLGLYGAGHTLATAHAAVRHARPQIVLRAGWLTLLDQLTSRKARP; from the coding sequence ATGACGATCCGCCAACGCCCCTGGAGGCGCGCCGCTGCCTGGCTGGCGCTGCTGGGCCCGCTCTTCTACGCCAGCTACGGCTTCGCGAACTGGTGGGCCTCGACTCGCGCCGAGGTGCCGGCGCTGGCCTTCGAGTGGGAACGCAGCCTGCCCTTCTGGCCCTGGACCATCTTTCCTTACTGGACCATCAACGCCTTCTACGCGCTCTCGCTCTTCCTCGCGCGCGACCGCCATGTGCTGGATCGCCATGCGGCACGGCTGCTGACGGCGCAGGCGGTGGCGGTGGCCTGCTTCATCCTCTGGCCGCTGCGCTTCAGCTTCGGCCAGCCTGCGGTCGAGGGCGCGCCGGCCTTCCTGTTCAATGCGCTGCGCGGGTTCGACCAACCCTTCAACCAGGCGCCCTCGCTGCACATCGCACTGGCTGTGATCCTGTGGGATTTCTACCGGCGCCTGGTCCACGCCCGATTTACTCGCGCCGTCCTGCACCTCTGGACCCTCGCCATCTGCGCCTCGGTGCTCACCACCTGGCAGCACCACTTCATCGACATTCCGACCGGCGCGCTGCTGGGCCTGGTTTGCGTGTGGCTCTGGCCGCTGGAGCGCGTGGTGGCGCTGCCGCATGCATGGCGGGTTGCGCGTGACCCGCAGCGCTGGAAGCTGGGGGGCTGCTACGCCGCCGGCGCACTGCTTCTTCTTGCGATCGCGCTGAACTTCCGGGGCGCGGCGCTGTCGCTGGCCTGGCCGGCCGCGGCACTGGCAGGCGTGGCGCTCAACTATGCGGGCTTCGGCGCCCGCGGGTTCCTGATGGATGGCCACGGCCGCATGCACTGGAGCGCGCGCTGGCTGTTCGCGCCCTACCGCCTCGCCGCCGCTCTGAGCGCCCGGCTCTGGACGCGCGGCCTCCCGGCCTCGGTGGAGGTCGCGCCGGGGCTGCGGCTGGGCCGGCGCCCCAGTCCAGCCGAATGGGAAGCCGCAGGCCGCCCGCGATTGCTCAGCCTGTGTGCCGAGCTCCAGTTGCCCCCGGTGCCCGGCGCCCGCTGCGTGCCGATGCTGGATCTCGCACTGCCGGACGCGGCCGAGCTGCGTCGCGCAGTCGCGTCGCTCCAAGGGCTGCGCGGCAGCGACCAGCCCATATGGGTCTGCTGCGCGCTGGGCTTTTCGCGCAGCGCAGCTTCGGTGGTCGCCTGGCTCGGCCTGTACGGCGCGGGCCACACCCTTGCCACGGCACACGCGGCAGTGCGCCACGCGCGGCCCCAGATCGTCTTGCGCGCAGGCTGGCTCACGCTGCTGGACCAGCTGACTTCCAGGAAAGCACGCCCATGA
- a CDS encoding UDP-2,3-diacylglucosamine diphosphatase yields the protein MQRDDAFLRAWHDAADAFPGAEEGEVSRPPQRYRTLWISDLHLGTPGCQARALLDFLKHTECETLFLVGDIIDGWQLRRHWYWPQLHNDVIQKLLRKARKGTRVIFIPGNHDEFARKYLHHNFGGIDVAEEWIHETADGRKLWIMHGDLFDGVIQCAKWLAYVGDSLYEFTLKLNRHLNSLRARMGLPYWSLSKYLKQKVKRAVSYVGDFETAVAREARKRGVQGVVCGHIHHAELRDVDGILYANDGDWVESLTALAEHADGKLEIVHWAQHMPAMARTGRAASRREQAHA from the coding sequence ATGCAACGCGACGATGCCTTTCTCCGTGCATGGCACGATGCGGCCGATGCTTTCCCCGGTGCGGAGGAGGGCGAGGTCTCGCGTCCGCCGCAGCGCTACCGGACGCTCTGGATCTCCGACCTGCACCTGGGCACGCCCGGCTGCCAAGCCAGGGCGCTGCTCGACTTCCTGAAGCACACCGAGTGCGAGACGCTGTTCCTGGTCGGCGACATCATCGATGGCTGGCAGCTGCGCCGCCATTGGTACTGGCCGCAGCTGCACAACGACGTGATCCAGAAGCTCCTGCGCAAGGCGCGCAAGGGCACGCGCGTGATCTTCATCCCCGGCAACCACGACGAGTTTGCGCGCAAGTACCTGCACCACAACTTCGGCGGCATCGACGTGGCGGAGGAGTGGATTCACGAGACCGCCGACGGCCGCAAGCTCTGGATCATGCACGGCGATCTCTTCGACGGGGTGATCCAGTGCGCGAAGTGGCTGGCCTATGTGGGCGATTCGTTGTACGAGTTCACACTCAAACTCAACCGGCACCTCAACTCCCTGCGCGCGCGCATGGGGCTGCCCTACTGGTCACTGTCGAAGTACCTGAAGCAAAAGGTCAAGCGGGCGGTCAGCTATGTGGGCGACTTCGAGACTGCGGTGGCGCGCGAAGCCCGCAAGCGCGGCGTGCAAGGCGTCGTCTGCGGGCACATCCACCATGCCGAGCTGCGCGACGTCGATGGCATCCTCTACGCCAACGACGGTGACTGGGTCGAGAGCCTCACGGCGCTGGCTGAACACGCCGACGGAAAGCTCGAGATCGTGCACTGGGCCCAGCACATGCCGGCCATGGCGCGGACCGGCCGCGCTGCTTCGCG
- a CDS encoding lysophospholipid acyltransferase family protein produces MNAPAPGLPRQVAAVVSAWLIVLVARLLTGVRAIWSGTGPKAEQTLYFANHTSHGDFVLLWATLPPDLRALTRPVAGQDYWEASALRHFIGRDVFNALMIRRDGSAARNSTEAALDPVEQMAEALQAGDSLIMFPEGTRNIGEEVLLPLKSGLYHLARACPQVRLVPVWIENLKRVLPKGTLVPVPLACTVRYGAPIALAEGEDKAAFIARARAAMLDLRPEYDRAEAA; encoded by the coding sequence ATGAATGCCCCCGCCCCAGGCCTGCCGCGGCAGGTGGCCGCCGTCGTGTCGGCCTGGCTGATCGTGCTCGTCGCCCGGCTGCTGACCGGCGTGCGCGCCATCTGGAGCGGCACCGGCCCCAAGGCCGAGCAGACCCTCTACTTCGCCAACCACACCAGCCACGGCGACTTCGTGCTGCTGTGGGCCACGCTGCCCCCCGATCTGCGCGCGCTCACGCGCCCGGTGGCGGGGCAGGACTATTGGGAGGCCTCGGCGCTGCGCCACTTCATTGGCCGGGACGTGTTCAACGCACTGATGATCCGGCGCGACGGCAGCGCCGCGCGGAACAGCACCGAGGCAGCCCTCGATCCCGTCGAGCAGATGGCCGAGGCGCTGCAGGCCGGAGACTCGCTGATCATGTTCCCCGAGGGCACCCGCAACATCGGAGAGGAGGTCCTGCTGCCGCTGAAAAGCGGCCTCTACCACCTCGCACGCGCCTGCCCGCAGGTGCGGCTGGTGCCGGTGTGGATCGAGAACCTCAAGCGCGTGCTGCCCAAGGGCACGCTGGTGCCGGTGCCGCTGGCCTGCACGGTGCGCTATGGCGCGCCGATCGCGCTGGCAGAGGGCGAAGACAAGGCGGCGTTCATCGCGCGCGCTCGTGCTGCCATGCTCGACCTCCGCCCCGAATACGACCGCGCGGAGGCTGCGTGA
- a CDS encoding PhoH family protein, with the protein MILRHTFAPPNNTRLSHLCGPLDAHLRRIEEALDVKVAHRHEQFKVEGHKENAQRAMDVLQALYEIAQRPIDAAVVQLTLAGDSTLGEAEDGAVKLATRRTDLRARTPNQSVYLHNIAEHDITLGIGPAGTGKTYLAVASAVDALERSAVQRIVLTRPAVEAGERLGFLPGDLTQKVDPYLRPLYDALYDLMGFDRVQKAFERNALEIAPLAFMRGRTLNNAFVILDEAQNTTPEQMKMFLTRIGFGAKAVVTGDVSQIDLPKAQLSGLIDAERVLRRVNGIAITHFTSADVVRHPLVARIIDAYDGARKRAGTR; encoded by the coding sequence GTGATTCTGCGACACACCTTCGCCCCGCCCAACAACACCCGCCTGAGCCACCTCTGCGGGCCCCTGGACGCGCACCTGCGGCGCATCGAAGAGGCGCTGGACGTCAAGGTTGCGCACCGGCACGAGCAGTTCAAGGTCGAAGGCCACAAGGAAAATGCGCAGCGCGCGATGGACGTCCTGCAGGCGCTCTATGAAATTGCGCAGCGCCCGATCGATGCTGCGGTGGTGCAGCTCACGCTCGCGGGCGACAGCACGCTGGGCGAGGCCGAGGATGGCGCGGTCAAGCTCGCCACGCGGCGTACCGACCTGCGCGCGCGCACGCCCAACCAGAGCGTCTATCTGCACAACATCGCCGAGCACGACATCACGCTGGGGATCGGCCCGGCCGGTACCGGCAAGACCTACCTGGCCGTGGCCAGCGCCGTCGATGCGCTGGAACGCAGCGCGGTGCAGCGCATCGTGCTCACGCGACCGGCCGTGGAGGCCGGCGAGCGGCTCGGCTTCCTGCCGGGCGACCTGACGCAGAAGGTCGATCCCTACTTGCGTCCGCTGTACGACGCGCTCTACGACCTGATGGGCTTCGACCGCGTGCAGAAGGCGTTCGAGCGCAACGCGCTGGAGATTGCGCCGCTGGCCTTCATGCGCGGGCGCACGCTCAACAATGCCTTCGTGATCCTCGACGAGGCCCAGAACACCACGCCCGAGCAGATGAAGATGTTCCTCACGCGCATCGGCTTCGGCGCCAAGGCGGTGGTCACCGGCGACGTCAGCCAGATCGACCTGCCCAAGGCCCAGCTGAGCGGCCTCATCGATGCCGAGCGTGTGCTCAGGCGGGTCAACGGCATCGCCATCACGCATTTCACCAGTGCGGACGTGGTGCGGCATCCACTCGTGGCTCGCATCATCGACGCCTACGACGGCGCGCGAAAGCGCGCAGGCACGCGCTGA
- the ruvB gene encoding Holliday junction branch migration DNA helicase RuvB: MTIQTDDFAPAPQRVVSAAPASPNEEAIERALRPKLLDDYVGQVKVREQLEIFIGAARHRAEALDHVLLFGPPGLGKTTLSHIIAAELGVNLRQTSGPVLEKPKDLAALLTNLERNDVLFIDEIHRLSPVVEEILYPALEDYQIDIMIGEGPAARSIKLDLQPFTLVGATTRAGMLTNPLRDRFGIVARLEFYTAEELARIVRRSAGLLSVPTDDAGGLEIARRSRGTPRIANRLLRRVRDYAQVKGDGRITEALAHKALAMLDVDPQGFDLMDRKLLEAVIHRFDGGPVGLDNIAASIGEEPGTIEDVIEPYLIQQGYLQRTPRGRIATLAAYRHLGVAAPQRDGGDMFGN, from the coding sequence ATGACCATACAGACCGACGACTTTGCCCCGGCCCCGCAGCGCGTGGTCTCCGCAGCCCCCGCCTCGCCCAACGAAGAGGCGATCGAGCGGGCGCTACGCCCCAAGCTGCTCGACGATTACGTGGGGCAGGTCAAGGTCCGCGAGCAGCTGGAGATCTTCATCGGCGCCGCGCGGCACCGGGCCGAGGCGCTCGACCATGTGCTGCTCTTCGGCCCGCCCGGCCTGGGCAAGACCACGCTGTCGCACATCATCGCGGCCGAGCTCGGCGTCAACCTCCGCCAGACCTCGGGCCCCGTGCTCGAGAAGCCGAAGGACCTGGCGGCGCTGCTGACCAACCTCGAGCGCAACGACGTGCTCTTCATCGACGAGATCCACCGGCTCTCGCCCGTGGTGGAGGAGATCCTCTACCCGGCGCTCGAGGACTACCAGATCGACATCATGATCGGCGAGGGTCCGGCCGCACGCAGCATCAAGCTGGACCTGCAGCCCTTCACGCTGGTGGGCGCCACCACGCGCGCCGGCATGCTGACCAACCCTTTGCGCGACCGCTTCGGCATCGTCGCGCGGCTGGAGTTCTACACGGCCGAGGAGCTGGCGCGCATCGTGCGCCGCAGCGCCGGCCTGCTCTCGGTGCCGACGGATGACGCCGGCGGCCTGGAGATCGCACGCCGGTCGCGCGGCACGCCGCGCATTGCCAACCGCCTGTTGCGCCGGGTGCGCGACTACGCGCAGGTCAAGGGTGACGGCCGCATCACCGAGGCGCTGGCGCACAAGGCGCTGGCCATGCTCGACGTCGATCCGCAGGGCTTCGACCTGATGGACCGCAAGCTGCTGGAGGCGGTGATCCATCGCTTCGACGGCGGCCCGGTCGGGCTGGACAACATCGCCGCCAGCATCGGCGAGGAGCCCGGCACCATCGAGGACGTGATCGAGCCCTACCTGATCCAGCAGGGCTATCTGCAGCGCACGCCGCGCGGGCGCATCGCCACGCTGGCGGCCTACCGGCACCTGGGCGTCGCCGCGCCGCAGCGCGACGGCGGAGACATGTTCGGCAACTGA